Proteins found in one Clostridium kluyveri DSM 555 genomic segment:
- a CDS encoding NUDIX hydrolase: protein MIKKIEDIFKERKPHIMGEFSKSAVMIPLCESGEEISVLFEMRALNLKHQPGDICFPGGRLEKGEIPVCAAVRETMEELNLSKEDIKLIGQMDYVVTPYNFIMYPFVCKLNREDIFPSQSEVDHIFKVPLQFFIENKPLLYEIPIVSQPGKRFPYRLIRNGRKYKFRRGTVKQYFYNYEKYTIWGFTALIIKRFVDIIVSNDHNK, encoded by the coding sequence GTGATAAAAAAAATAGAAGATATATTTAAAGAAAGAAAACCACATATTATGGGAGAATTCAGTAAAAGTGCTGTGATGATTCCACTATGTGAATCAGGGGAAGAGATAAGTGTACTTTTTGAAATGAGAGCACTAAATTTAAAGCACCAGCCGGGAGATATATGTTTTCCCGGAGGCAGATTAGAAAAGGGGGAAATTCCAGTATGTGCAGCTGTAAGAGAAACCATGGAAGAATTAAATTTAAGTAAAGAAGATATAAAACTTATAGGGCAAATGGATTATGTTGTGACACCTTATAATTTTATAATGTATCCTTTTGTATGTAAATTAAATAGAGAAGATATATTCCCAAGCCAGAGTGAAGTAGACCATATTTTTAAGGTTCCTCTTCAGTTTTTTATAGAAAATAAACCTTTGCTTTATGAAATCCCGATAGTTTCACAACCAGGAAAGAGATTCCCCTATAGGCTTATAAGAAATGGCAGAAAGTATAAATTTAGAAGGGGAACGGTGAAACAGTATTTCTATAATTATGAAAAATATACAATATGGGGATTCACTGCCCTTATTATAAAAAGATTTGTAGATATAATTGTGTCAAATGACCATAATAAATAA
- a CDS encoding MarR family winged helix-turn-helix transcriptional regulator, with protein MQRLFQRFFSLYRPFVSKLNELLGEYGLTHSLWQVIFYLKTNGSSSLVDIAKYYNIEKPSITRRVHHLEENLIVKAVSSKDRREKIIHLTELGEELYWVCRKKITELEYNITKGIPEDEQITTFEVLAKIRENITNEKEK; from the coding sequence ATGCAGAGATTATTTCAACGTTTTTTTTCATTATACCGACCATTTGTAAGTAAGTTGAACGAGTTACTAGGTGAATATGGACTCACTCACTCTTTATGGCAGGTTATTTTTTATTTAAAAACCAACGGATCCTCTTCTCTTGTAGATATTGCTAAATACTATAATATAGAAAAGCCTAGCATTACGAGAAGGGTTCACCATTTAGAAGAGAATTTGATTGTGAAAGCAGTATCAAGTAAAGATCGCCGTGAAAAAATTATTCATTTGACGGAATTAGGAGAAGAGCTTTATTGGGTATGCCGCAAAAAAATAACAGAATTAGAATACAATATTACGAAAGGCATTCCTGAAGATGAACAAATCACTACATTTGAAGTACTTGCCAAAATACGAGAAAATATTACAAATGAAAAGGAGAAATAA
- a CDS encoding MFS transporter: MNNPKLWTKNFLIISTANFFLYFTYYLLMVTITIFATEKFHASPSQAGLASGIFVIGILIARIFSGRYIDQVGWKKMLYIGFTFFLITTCLYILVNNMYFLLINRFLNGAAMGIASTATGTIVAKVIPNERRGEGTGYYTLSLTIAASIGPFLGMFITGHASFYMNFIVCIILLVFSFIAVFFVKVPRLEFKKEQLEQRKGFSLHNFFEIKAIPISIVATIIALGYSSILIFITSYTKEVNLVDVGSLFFVVYAIFVLVSRPFTGRWFDKKGENFVMYPAILLFATALFILSQTHKGFSLLSAGALFGLGYGTTSSSVQAIAVKVSPKHRIGLATSTNFIFQDLGIGIGPFILGYFVPLIDYRGLYMMMAVIEFICIFLYYFLHGKK; encoded by the coding sequence ATGAACAACCCTAAATTGTGGACCAAGAATTTCTTGATTATTTCCACTGCGAACTTTTTTCTTTATTTTACATATTATTTATTGATGGTAACTATCACAATATTTGCAACGGAAAAATTTCATGCTTCACCCAGTCAAGCAGGGTTGGCCTCCGGTATATTTGTCATAGGAATACTTATAGCACGTATCTTTTCTGGACGATATATTGACCAAGTTGGGTGGAAGAAAATGCTTTATATTGGATTTACTTTCTTTTTAATTACTACATGCTTATATATTTTAGTAAACAATATGTATTTTCTTTTGATTAATCGTTTCTTAAATGGTGCTGCAATGGGAATTGCTTCAACAGCCACAGGAACAATTGTGGCAAAAGTTATTCCAAATGAGCGTCGAGGGGAAGGTACCGGGTATTATACATTAAGTCTTACTATTGCTGCGTCAATTGGACCTTTTTTAGGAATGTTTATAACTGGACATGCAAGCTTTTACATGAATTTTATTGTTTGTATTATTCTCTTAGTCTTTAGTTTTATTGCTGTATTTTTTGTAAAGGTTCCAAGATTGGAATTTAAAAAAGAACAATTAGAACAGAGGAAAGGTTTTTCCTTGCATAATTTCTTTGAAATCAAAGCTATTCCAATTTCAATCGTTGCTACCATAATTGCTCTTGGTTATTCTAGTATTCTCATTTTTATTACTTCCTATACCAAGGAAGTTAATTTAGTTGATGTTGGCAGTCTTTTTTTTGTTGTTTATGCAATATTCGTTTTGGTTTCAAGACCTTTTACTGGTCGATGGTTTGATAAAAAAGGTGAAAATTTTGTTATGTATCCAGCCATATTGTTGTTTGCCACAGCTTTGTTTATTCTTAGTCAAACTCATAAAGGTTTCTCGCTTTTATCAGCTGGAGCTTTATTTGGTCTTGGATACGGTACCACTTCCTCCAGTGTTCAAGCAATTGCAGTGAAAGTTTCACCAAAGCATCGTATAGGATTAGCAACTTCCACTAATTTTATCTTTCAAGATTTAGGCATAGGTATTGGACCATTTATTTTAGGTTATTTTGTTCCATTAATAGATTATCGTGGATTATATATGATGATGGCAGTAATAGAGTTCATTTGTATTTTCTTATATTATTTTCTGCATGGTAAGAAATAA
- a CDS encoding MarR family winged helix-turn-helix transcriptional regulator translates to MIDSNIENDYVQDMVNYLILVHEKLSKPFEDCFKEKLSALQFNTLCVLRSYGSLTMRELAERMNLSKQQMTKIIAKLVKINFAERNYDKDDRRIIKISATKEADEYIKLESKAFARRLKDIVNSLNEEDLKDLENAIKSMNKILPKFPKWLSK, encoded by the coding sequence ATGATTGATAGTAATATTGAAAATGATTATGTACAAGATATGGTTAATTACTTAATTCTCGTTCATGAAAAATTAAGTAAACCCTTTGAGGATTGTTTTAAAGAAAAATTAAGTGCTCTTCAATTTAATACACTATGTGTACTTAGATCCTATGGAAGCCTAACAATGAGAGAATTAGCTGAAAGGATGAATTTATCTAAACAGCAAATGACTAAAATTATTGCTAAGCTTGTTAAAATTAACTTCGCTGAGCGTAATTATGATAAAGACGATAGACGTATAATTAAAATATCTGCTACAAAAGAAGCTGATGAATATATTAAATTGGAAAGCAAGGCTTTTGCAAGAAGATTAAAGGACATAGTAAATTCATTAAATGAAGAAGACCTAAAAGATTTAGAAAATGCAATTAAAAGTATGAATAAAATACTTCCTAAGTTTCCCAAGTGGTTGAGTAAGTAG